One genomic segment of Mytilus galloprovincialis chromosome 5, xbMytGall1.hap1.1, whole genome shotgun sequence includes these proteins:
- the LOC143074540 gene encoding protein amalgam-like: MPANSELLLSRIYSKDFVDFITVGYPQYSYDVINDDGDGQATVLVNISSNCIEWEGIYQCVVREKTPDPTTWTTEPEYLKYPTGTPKITGYKYDRNLYIDSIINGSDVLYECIATGIPKPNISWIKIGDEQFRNIQKEHSHSQGPLLHFPSMTEADNGYYICIAENSVGRIEGRWKRFEVSRYKPTMKYDSVPIRTYTENQILNDGVDGKMEVLVHGCPQTTVTWWKESANGRTKITEENNSNEHGFFIQSGLDWYCSRYTNSLKMHRFNKSDLGTYVAKAENSIGIVELKFIIKLDTD, from the exons ATGCCAGCAAATTCTGAG CTACTTTTATCGAGGATTTACTCAAAAGACTTTGTTGATT TTATTACGGTCGGATATCCTCAGTACAGTTATGATGTGATTAATGATGATGGTGACGGGCAGGCAACTGTTCTTGTTAATATTAGTTCAAACTGTATAGAATGGGAAGGTATATACCAGTGTGTAGTAAGAGAGAAGACGCCTGACCCTACAACATGGACAACAGAACCTGAATATTTAAAGTATCCAA CAGGTACTCCAAAAATCACAGGATACAAGTATGATAGAAATTTGTATATTGATTCCATAATTAATGGTTCTGATGTTCTATACGAATGTATAGCCACAGGCATCCCAAAACCCAATATATCATGGATTAAGATTGGCGATGAACAGTTTCGAAATATTCAAAAGGAACACAGTCATTCCCAA GGCCCCCTGTTACATTTTCCATCAATGACTGAAGCTGACAATGGATACTATATTTGTATAGCTGAAAATAGCGTAGGAAGAATAGAAGGTCGTTGGAAACGGTTTGAAGTAAGCAGATACAAACCGACGATGAAATATGATTCCGTTCCTATTAGGACATATacagaaaatcaaatattaaatgaTGGGGTAGATGGAAAAATGGAAGTCTTGGTTCATG GTTGCCCTCAAACAACTGTTACTTGGTGGAAGGAAAGTGCAAATGGTAGAACGAAAATAACCGAGGAAAATAATAGTAATGAACATGGCTTTTTTATTCAAAGTGGACTGGACTGGTATTGTTCTAGATATACTAACAGTTTGAAAATGCACAGGTTCAACAAATCAGATCTTGGAACCTATGTTGCAAAAGCGGAGAATAGTATTGGTATAGTTGAGTTAAAGTTCATAATCAAAC TTGATACTGATTAA